The following proteins come from a genomic window of Corallococcus sp. NCRR:
- a CDS encoding DUF2381 family protein translates to MSSSSFVVLLGLLFVAETAVAQSEGSASVPGARRIELSPDDVQVAPEIAISPGLSTALFFDSDLMRDSVELEGRDCFALVDVGQATIRLVPSSRVAPGERFRLVVRFKDGAAPLRAFFLLRIHPAKAESLIEVYRGKRTIETYQQEAREAHAELLRCQNENARLMAEHDAPGGLAGLISTGGMDERGVAGQVVTLEFSQASGRDLTASYITSYRSTTGVAVDIKLDVKVGAQPWLAKGATLKGKAGVELKVIRVWQRMPIPGGNVGRVVVEAEASAETTRGPFSLKLWEEDGSRTVVFGNVMFP, encoded by the coding sequence GTGTCATCTTCTTCTTTCGTCGTGCTCCTGGGGCTGCTGTTCGTCGCCGAAACAGCCGTCGCTCAGTCAGAGGGTTCAGCATCGGTGCCGGGCGCACGACGCATCGAGTTGTCGCCGGACGATGTTCAAGTCGCACCCGAGATCGCGATCAGTCCTGGACTCTCGACGGCTCTCTTCTTCGATTCCGACCTGATGCGCGACAGTGTCGAGTTGGAGGGGCGAGATTGCTTTGCACTGGTGGATGTGGGGCAAGCCACGATTCGACTGGTGCCTTCGTCGCGTGTAGCTCCAGGCGAGCGGTTTCGTCTGGTCGTGCGATTCAAGGATGGCGCAGCCCCCTTGCGTGCATTCTTCCTTTTGCGGATCCATCCGGCAAAAGCCGAGTCTCTCATTGAGGTCTATCGCGGCAAGCGGACGATTGAGACGTACCAGCAGGAAGCCCGCGAGGCGCATGCGGAATTGCTGCGCTGCCAAAATGAGAACGCAAGACTGATGGCGGAGCACGATGCTCCGGGAGGGCTGGCGGGCCTGATCTCCACCGGAGGAATGGACGAGCGTGGTGTTGCCGGGCAAGTCGTGACCCTTGAGTTCTCCCAAGCCTCTGGGCGTGACCTGACGGCCTCTTACATCACGAGCTATCGCTCCACTACGGGCGTAGCGGTGGACATCAAGTTGGACGTGAAGGTCGGGGCTCAGCCATGGCTCGCGAAGGGTGCAACGCTCAAAGGCAAGGCTGGCGTGGAGTTGAAGGTGATCCGCGTATGGCAGCGAATGCCAATTCCAGGAGGAAACGTCGGTCGGGTTGTTGTGGAAGCCGAGGCCTCAGCAGAAACAACTCGAGGGCCCTTTTCACTCAAGCTCTGGGAGGAAGATGGGTCGCGTACTGTCGTGTTTGGCAACGTGATGTTCCCCTGA